From a region of the Synechococcus sp. PCC 7502 genome:
- a CDS encoding phage holin family protein, with translation MLGYFVTILATALGLLVVDIVVPGVDIANFPAAIVAAIAIGLVNAFIRPILQLLSLPLNFLTLGAFSFVVNGILFWLASVFVPGFTVGGLVALILAPIVLSFSSTFLNKYFAERGIGQIESNKAVDKA, from the coding sequence TTGGCGACTGCTCTAGGACTGCTCGTAGTGGATATAGTGGTACCGGGAGTTGATATTGCTAACTTTCCCGCCGCAATTGTGGCAGCGATCGCCATTGGCTTAGTGAATGCTTTTATCAGACCGATTCTGCAACTTTTATCTCTACCACTAAATTTCTTGACTCTAGGCGCATTTTCCTTTGTTGTGAATGGAATCCTATTTTGGTTGGCTTCAGTTTTTGTGCCTGGCTTTACTGTAGGCGGACTAGTGGCACTAATTTTGGCTCCCATAGTTCTATCTTTTAGTAGTACTTTTCTGAATAAGTACTTTGCGGAAAGAGGAATTGGGCAGATAGAAAGCAATAAGGCAGTAGATAAAGCTTAA
- a CDS encoding ABC exporter membrane fusion protein — protein MDTPSKNLSKNKWLIAAICIGLGGLGFTAIYAITHVSNGQPVETTAQPIAAPKPEPQISALGRLEPEDEVIKVASPSALGTSRIVDLLVKEGDTVQKGQVIAKLDSYDRAIASLEQVKAIIPQRQSNLEQVKAGAKIGDIEAQKANYMAKNANVLRLKQELDSAIRDAQRYEELLKAGATSEFTRDSYVIKVKSLREQLAQAKEELTQAEGLLKSIKEVRPTDVSIAQAQLDAAIADVKRAEIDVDLSQVKAPITGQVLKVYAKPGETVGTNGVIEIGNTKQMYAVAEIYETDIGKVKVGQKAQITSEVFNGEISGKVDRIGLKIAKNDVLGTDPAAKTDVRIVEVKIRLDDSSKVSGLTNLQVKVRIDS, from the coding sequence ATGGATACTCCGTCTAAAAATCTGAGCAAAAATAAATGGCTGATAGCTGCAATTTGTATAGGTCTTGGGGGCTTGGGATTTACGGCAATTTATGCCATTACCCATGTAAGCAACGGGCAACCTGTTGAGACCACTGCTCAACCGATCGCTGCTCCAAAGCCAGAACCCCAAATTAGTGCTCTAGGACGCTTAGAACCAGAGGATGAAGTAATTAAGGTTGCATCTCCTTCGGCATTAGGAACTTCTAGAATTGTAGATTTATTGGTTAAGGAAGGCGATACAGTACAGAAAGGGCAAGTGATTGCCAAACTAGATAGCTATGATCGGGCGATCGCTAGTTTAGAGCAGGTAAAAGCTATAATTCCCCAACGCCAAAGCAACTTAGAACAGGTTAAAGCTGGAGCAAAAATCGGGGATATTGAGGCACAAAAAGCTAACTATATGGCTAAAAATGCAAATGTATTAAGGTTAAAGCAAGAACTAGATAGTGCCATTCGGGATGCCCAAAGGTATGAAGAGCTATTAAAAGCGGGAGCCACATCGGAATTTACCCGTGATAGCTATGTGATCAAGGTAAAAAGCTTACGGGAGCAACTGGCACAGGCAAAAGAGGAGTTAACCCAAGCTGAAGGTTTACTTAAAAGCATTAAAGAAGTCCGTCCCACCGATGTTAGTATTGCTCAAGCTCAATTAGACGCTGCGATCGCCGATGTTAAAAGAGCCGAAATTGATGTGGACTTATCTCAAGTTAAAGCACCGATCACTGGACAGGTACTAAAGGTTTATGCTAAGCCCGGTGAAACTGTTGGTACTAACGGCGTAATCGAAATTGGTAATACCAAACAAATGTATGCTGTTGCCGAAATTTATGAGACTGACATCGGGAAGGTCAAAGTTGGACAGAAAGCGCAAATTACCAGCGAAGTTTTTAATGGTGAAATTTCGGGTAAGGTTGATCGAATTGGCTTAAAAATTGCTAAAAATGATGTTTTAGGTACTGATCCTGCTGCCAAAACTGATGTCCGCATAGTAGAAGTCAAAATTCGCCTTGATGATAGCTCTAAGGTTTCGGGACTAACAAACCTGCAAGTTAAAGTCAGAATTGATAGTTAG
- a CDS encoding EamA family transporter, protein MNSSTDWFFWAVLSSIFAALTAIFAKIGIQDVDSDLATLIRTIIIVFILAGFVIYTGKWSNPFVLSGKTWLFLALSAIATGVSWVCYFRALQIGDASKVAPVDKFSLVLVAIFAAGFLGERPSPTDWIGIGLVAVGVIVLAIK, encoded by the coding sequence ATGAACTCATCTACTGACTGGTTCTTTTGGGCGGTACTTTCATCCATCTTTGCTGCACTGACAGCTATTTTTGCCAAGATTGGCATCCAAGACGTAGATTCAGACTTAGCGACGCTGATCAGAACGATCATTATCGTATTTATTTTGGCAGGCTTTGTTATCTATACAGGAAAGTGGAGCAATCCCTTTGTGCTTTCAGGTAAAACTTGGTTGTTCTTAGCACTATCGGCGATCGCTACAGGAGTTTCTTGGGTCTGCTATTTTCGAGCGTTACAAATTGGCGATGCTTCCAAAGTGGCACCTGTAGATAAATTTAGCCTTGTGCTAGTGGCAATTTTTGCAGCTGGATTCCTAGGGGAAAGACCATCTCCAACGGACTGGATCGGCATTGGTCTTGTCGCAGTTGGCGTAATTGTCTTAGCAATTAAATAG